CAACAGCGCTTTTAATCGGTATTTTTATCGGTACCTATTCATCAATTTATGTTGCGAGTGCATTGGCAGTTAAATTAGGTATTAATCGTGAACATATGATACCTGTCGTTGTGGAAAAAGAGGGGGCTGATCAAGAACCTCTTTTATAATATTACCCACTTTTCACCTACCCGTTACCATTCTATATAGTACAAATATAGTTGAATGATAACGGGTTTTTTCATTATTTATTGCGCATTTATTTAAGCAAAATTTATATCTCTCTTTACTTTATTCTGATTATGGTTCACTCTTAACGTTCTTATCTACAAGGGTTTATACATGAAACTTAATTTTCCTATTATCTCATTATTAACGCTAATTGCTTTTCTAAGTGGTTGTCAAACAATACCTCCAGATACAGAGGTTTCTCCGGAGCAAACTGAAACTCAAGAAACGTTGCCGTTTGCTTTCCCTCTTGCTTTAGCGACCCAAGTTAGTTATGAGGATGAAGTTACAATATTACGCCTTAGTCAATTATTAACAGAGAAAAAAGATTTGACCGCGAGAGAGCGTGCGCAACTTTTTTATGAGCGTGGTATTACCTATGATCGAATGGGATTAAATGCACATAGTCGTTATGATTTTAACCAGGCCATAACTGCAGATCCTACTTTTCCTGAGCCTTATAATTTACTCGGTGTTTATTTGCTTTTGGTGCAATCCTATGATGAAGCCTTTGATGCCTTCGATTCTGCATTAGAGTTGTCTGATAAAATGCAATATAGCCATCTTCACCGAGCAATTGGTTTATATTTAGCAAAACGTTATGGATTAGCAAACAAAGATATAGAAACATTTTACGCGTTTGATAAAACTGACCCTTACCGTGTCTTATGGCGCTATATCATCAATAGCCAGCTAGATGAAGATCAGGCATTAAGAGATCTACAATCAGAGCAAGCACCTGAAAATGATAAAAACTTCGCCTGGGGAATTGTTGATGTTATCGCTGGACGCATAACTGAGCAGCAATTTTTGAGTAGTATATCTAATGGTTTGAAGAGTAACACTGAATTAGCTCAACGTTTATGTGAAGCTTATTTTTACTTGGGCCATAAACATAAATTGGCTGGAGAGCTGAAAATTGCTATTTACTACTTCAAAATGAGCGTTGCTACTAATATTCATGATTTTGTTGAGTATAAATATTCACTGATGGAATTAATGTCAATTCAGCAGATGTTACAAAAAGAGTTAACTAAAACAGTAAGCGAGTAAATAATATTCACCCTGTTAAAAAGGTAGCCTAAGCTACCTTTTTAACTCGTTATTTCTGACTATCTAAAAATCGTTCTGCATCTAATGCTGCCATACAACCAGTACCTGCTGATGTTATTGCTTGACGATAAATATGGTCGCTAACATCACCGGCTGCGTAAACGCCTTCTATACTTGTTTGTGTTGCGTTACCATGACTTCCCGTTTGAACTTTTAAATAACCATGGTTCATTTCTAGCTGATCAGCAAAGATGTCTGTATTAGGTTTATGGCCAATTGCTATAAATACACCCATCACTTCTAAT
This window of the Psychromonas sp. MME1 genome carries:
- the nlpI gene encoding lipoprotein NlpI, with the translated sequence MKLNFPIISLLTLIAFLSGCQTIPPDTEVSPEQTETQETLPFAFPLALATQVSYEDEVTILRLSQLLTEKKDLTARERAQLFYERGITYDRMGLNAHSRYDFNQAITADPTFPEPYNLLGVYLLLVQSYDEAFDAFDSALELSDKMQYSHLHRAIGLYLAKRYGLANKDIETFYAFDKTDPYRVLWRYIINSQLDEDQALRDLQSEQAPENDKNFAWGIVDVIAGRITEQQFLSSISNGLKSNTELAQRLCEAYFYLGHKHKLAGELKIAIYYFKMSVATNIHDFVEYKYSLMELMSIQQMLQKELTKTVSE